A genomic segment from Pseudomonadota bacterium encodes:
- a CDS encoding acetyltransferase has product MQVYDVFNGDADGICALHQLRLAGPEPGAILVTGVKRDIRLLDRLVEVRNATITVLDISLDSNRASLLQILAGNRVRYIDHHFAGEIPTSANLEATILPAPELCTSLIVDNLLAGRHRPWAIVGAFGDNLHAPAQLAAESLSLSGEETTNLREVGELLNYNSYGKTPTDLYFHPLELYNAVKPYRNPLEFHRDSEVLKKLRDGFKDDMERARQTDLFRETAAGRIYLMPDESWSRRVAGVFMNEKARERENQAHALLVDNGDRTLLASIRAPLANRTGADTLCRKFPTGGGRAAAAGVNSLPERMLEEFITAFSETFSA; this is encoded by the coding sequence TTGCAGGTCTATGATGTGTTTAATGGTGATGCCGACGGCATCTGCGCCCTGCACCAGCTCCGGCTGGCCGGACCGGAACCCGGGGCAATCCTCGTCACCGGCGTGAAAAGGGATATCCGGCTCCTCGACCGGCTTGTCGAAGTCCGGAATGCAACCATCACCGTGCTCGACATCTCTCTGGACAGCAACCGCGCATCCCTGCTGCAGATTCTCGCCGGCAACCGAGTGCGATACATTGATCATCATTTCGCCGGAGAGATCCCGACTTCGGCAAACCTGGAAGCGACGATTCTCCCCGCCCCCGAGCTCTGCACCTCCCTGATCGTCGACAATTTACTCGCCGGCCGACACCGGCCCTGGGCTATTGTCGGCGCGTTCGGCGACAACCTGCATGCACCCGCCCAACTTGCCGCAGAAAGCCTCTCTCTTTCCGGGGAGGAAACCACGAATCTCCGGGAGGTCGGTGAGTTGCTCAACTACAACAGCTACGGGAAAACGCCGACCGACCTTTATTTTCATCCGCTTGAGTTGTATAATGCCGTAAAGCCATACCGGAACCCGCTGGAATTCCACCGCGACTCCGAAGTCCTGAAAAAACTTCGCGACGGGTTCAAGGACGATATGGAAAGAGCCCGCCAAACCGACCTGTTCCGGGAAACCGCCGCCGGCAGGATCTATCTGATGCCGGATGAGTCTTGGAGCAGAAGGGTTGCCGGGGTTTTTATGAATGAGAAGGCCAGGGAGAGAGAGAACCAGGCCCATGCCCTGCTGGTTGACAACGGCGACCGGACCCTGCTGGCAAGCATCAGGGCCCCCCTTGCCAACCGAACAGGCGCCGACACCCTGTGCCGCAAGTTTCCAACCGGCGGGGGCAGAGCGGCTGCCGCGGGAGTCAACAGCCTCCCGGAGCGGATGCTGGAGGAATTCATCACCGCCTTCAGCGAAACCTTCAGCGCATGA
- the lptD gene encoding LPS assembly protein LptD: MLNQPWPGWRILRLHARSVIYLKGFSQALHLEFTGIYSLPCRIGFRTTLSLVMLLFFLSAHRIGAQEMQAGAWTITSDRMISFDNPARTVADGNVLMEYFNTPNRDPVRISADSVTYFSAESLVEAKGKVTINDRDSKITASEARINLKDQTGSLKESAVTMAGQTLRFTGALVEKTGENTFRLTDGLITACAIKEGRSPDWSIRCSEATIEIDGMAYLKHSSLRAKKLPILYSPFMVLPAKVSRASGFLFPEISMSSRDGAGLVAPYFINLSPSSDMTLYPGYYSRRGALTGIDIRHVSDFHSLFSIGTSYLGDLTVDQGPPLSNDDYRKDGYLRTRKDRYWLRGMLDHEFSGKMALKIDLDSVSDQDFLHEFRETVNGFDKTNREMVTHFNRGFQEASLDFRESILHFSTRGEQTTGGMELRYTDNALADYNPSPPLQTLPRIMLKSRLPIASLPVTFGWDSEYLNYYQKEGFGYHRLDMTPRLILPIPLGRSVEGVVSAGLRETFYRIETYGDTGSASWNSERNNNRTGWEISANAAGVLSRDFRPDFASLELIRHTFRPNLKYNYLYTEDQSDLPDLDNTDRLQLINHATWQLNNYFLLSGLNSEGSSYSRNLGSIKLSQSFNIREARRASTGPEDKRRPLSDLLLDIEVYPLANLYLHYYTTLNVYGNGVTGYTLSSNYSNTRNDIFSIDYNYRKGSARDLTTTARTKLHRLLSASYSTTRSFLTDHKTNESLGLIYTPGCWDLEISVSENSEDRKVMATITLTGIGKAWEWDRSNL, encoded by the coding sequence ATGCTCAACCAACCTTGGCCGGGCTGGAGGATTTTACGCCTTCATGCCCGGTCGGTAATTTATCTCAAGGGATTCTCTCAAGCCTTGCATTTGGAATTTACCGGCATATACAGCCTCCCATGCAGGATCGGGTTCCGAACCACCCTTTCCTTGGTCATGCTGCTGTTTTTTCTGTCTGCCCACCGGATCGGCGCTCAGGAAATGCAGGCCGGGGCCTGGACCATCACCTCCGACCGGATGATCTCTTTTGACAACCCCGCCAGAACCGTTGCCGACGGCAATGTGCTGATGGAATACTTCAACACCCCGAACCGCGACCCGGTGAGAATCAGCGCTGATTCAGTCACTTATTTTTCCGCCGAATCCCTGGTTGAAGCAAAGGGCAAGGTGACGATCAATGATCGTGACAGCAAGATCACCGCCAGTGAAGCCCGCATAAATTTAAAGGACCAGACCGGCAGCCTGAAGGAATCAGCCGTCACCATGGCCGGCCAGACCCTCCGTTTCACAGGAGCCCTGGTGGAAAAAACCGGGGAAAACACCTTCAGACTGACCGATGGCCTGATCACCGCCTGCGCCATCAAGGAAGGGAGGTCCCCCGACTGGTCGATCCGCTGCAGCGAGGCAACCATTGAAATCGACGGCATGGCCTATCTGAAACACTCATCCCTCCGCGCCAAAAAATTGCCGATCCTGTACTCGCCGTTCATGGTCCTTCCGGCCAAGGTCAGCAGAGCGAGCGGATTCCTCTTCCCGGAAATCTCCATGTCCAGCCGGGACGGCGCCGGTCTTGTGGCCCCATACTTCATCAACCTCTCACCGAGCAGCGACATGACCCTCTACCCTGGGTATTACAGCAGGCGAGGCGCCCTCACCGGAATCGACATCCGTCATGTTTCTGATTTTCATTCGCTCTTTTCAATCGGCACCAGCTACCTCGGCGACCTGACCGTCGACCAGGGACCGCCTCTCAGCAACGACGACTACCGGAAAGACGGCTATTTACGGACCAGAAAAGACCGCTACTGGCTGCGGGGCATGCTGGATCATGAGTTTTCCGGAAAGATGGCCCTGAAAATCGATCTGGATAGTGTTTCGGACCAGGATTTCCTGCACGAATTCCGGGAAACCGTCAACGGCTTCGACAAGACCAACCGGGAGATGGTGACCCACTTCAATCGCGGCTTCCAGGAAGCAAGCCTCGATTTCCGGGAATCAATCCTGCATTTTTCCACCCGGGGCGAACAGACCACCGGCGGAATGGAATTACGCTATACGGACAATGCCCTGGCAGATTACAACCCTTCCCCCCCTCTCCAGACCCTGCCCAGAATCATGTTGAAGAGCCGTCTGCCGATCGCCTCCCTGCCGGTCACTTTCGGCTGGGATTCCGAATACCTGAATTATTATCAAAAAGAGGGATTTGGTTACCACCGCCTCGACATGACTCCGCGCCTGATCCTGCCCATACCTCTCGGCCGGAGTGTTGAAGGCGTGGTTTCGGCCGGGCTCCGTGAAACTTTTTACCGGATCGAAACCTATGGCGACACCGGCTCTGCCAGCTGGAATTCTGAACGGAATAACAACCGCACCGGCTGGGAGATATCGGCCAATGCGGCGGGAGTTCTCTCCCGGGACTTCAGGCCTGATTTCGCCAGCCTTGAACTCATCCGGCACACCTTCCGCCCGAATCTGAAATACAACTATCTCTACACCGAAGATCAGAGCGACCTGCCTGATCTTGACAACACTGACCGTTTGCAGCTGATCAACCACGCCACCTGGCAGCTGAATAATTATTTTTTGCTCAGCGGCCTGAACAGCGAGGGAAGTTCCTACTCCAGAAACCTCGGCAGTATCAAGCTGAGCCAGTCGTTCAACATCAGGGAAGCCCGACGTGCCTCCACTGGCCCGGAAGATAAGCGCAGACCGTTATCCGATCTGCTGCTCGACATTGAAGTCTACCCGCTGGCGAACCTCTACCTCCATTATTACACCACCCTGAACGTTTACGGAAACGGCGTCACCGGCTATACCCTGAGCAGTAATTACAGCAATACCCGCAACGACATTTTTTCAATCGACTATAATTACCGCAAAGGCTCGGCCCGGGACCTGACCACGACCGCCCGGACAAAGCTCCACCGGCTGCTGTCGGCAAGTTACAGCACAACGCGTTCGTTTCTCACCGACCATAAAACCAACGAATCCCTGGGCCTGATCTATACCCCGGGATGCTGGGACCTGGAAATTTCAGTTTCGGAAAATTCTGAAGACAGAAAAGTCATGGCGACTATCACCCTGACCGGAATCGGCAAGGCCTGGGAGTGGGATCGATCAAACCTTTAA